A section of the Pan paniscus chromosome 7, NHGRI_mPanPan1-v2.0_pri, whole genome shotgun sequence genome encodes:
- the CA3 gene encoding carbonic anhydrase 3, translating to MEGPGATTPGRAQGGAWVPLRPPPPPVTSTAVPLLEFIGFLSPASQIPPQSSLAPRPTLADLIRPCSVRGSYIKARARGDSAPRRGRESRSRPGRRKATMAKEWGYASHNGPDHWHELFPNAKGENQSPIELHTKDIRHDPSLQPWSVSYDGGSAKTILNNGKTCRVVFDDTYDRSMLRGGPLPGPYRLRQFHLHWGSSDDHGSEHTVDGVKYAAELHLVHWNPKYNTFKEALKQRDGIAVIGIFLKIGRENGEFQIFLDALDKIKTKGKEAPFTKFDPSCLFPACRDYWTYQGSFTTPPCEECIVWLLLKEPMTVSSDQMAKLRSLLSSAENEPPVPLVSNWRPPQPINNRVVRASFK from the exons aTGGAGGGGCCAGGAGCCACGACTCCCGGGAGAGCGCAGGGAGGGGCGTGGGTGCCCCTTCGCCCACCTCCGCCCCCCGTCACCTCGACAGCTGTCCCGCTCTTGGAATTCATTGGCTTCCTCTCCCCGGCCTCCCAAATACCACCCCAATCTAGTTTAGCCCCCCGCCCCACCCTCGCTGACCTAATAAGGCCATGCAGTGTGCGGGGGAGCTACATAAAAGCGCGGGCTCGCGGCGACTCTGCACCACGCAggggaagagaaagcaggagcCGTCCAGGACGGAGGAAGGCGACCATGGCCAAGGAGTGGGGCTACGCCAGTCACAACG GTCCTGACCACTGGCATGAACTTTTCCCAAATGCCAAGGGGGAAAACCAGTCGCCCATTGAGCTGCATACTAAAGACATCAGGCATGACCCTTCTCTGCAGCCATGGTCTGTGTCTTATGATGGTGGCTCTGCCAAGACCATCCTGAATAATGGGAAGACCTGCCGAGTTGTATTTGATGATACTTATGATAGGTCAA TGCTGAGAGGGGGTCCTCTCCCTGGACCCTACCGACTTCGCCAGTTTCATCTTCACTGGGGCTCTTCGGATGATCATGGCTCTGAGCACACCGTGGATGGAGTCAAGTATGCAGCGGAG CTTCATTTGGTTCACTGGAACCCGAAGTATAACACTTTTAAAGAAGCCCTGAAGCAGCGCGATGGGATCGCTGTGATTGGCATTTTTCTGAAG ATAGGACGTGAGAATGGCGAGTTCCAGATTTTCCTTGATGCATTGGACAAGATTAAGACAAAG GGCAAGGAGGCGCCCTTCACAAAGTTTGACCCATCCTGCCTGTTCCCGGCATGCCGGGACTACTGGACCTACCAGGGCTCATTCACCACGCCGCCCTGCGAGGAATGCATTGTGTGGCTGCTGCTGAAGGAGCCCATGACCGTGAGCTCTGACCAG ATGGCCAAGCTGCGGAGCCTCCTCTCCAGTGCTGAGAACGAGCCCCCAGTGCCTCTTGTGAGCAACTGGCGACCTCCACAGCCTATCAATAACAGGGTGGTGAGAGCTTCCTTCAAATGA